From the Paenibacillus tianjinensis genome, the window CAATAGTATTGCTGCGGTGGCAACTGATTTTTTCTGTGCAGAAATTGTCATATGTCACGCTCCATCTTCATACTGTAGCTTAAGTTTGCACAGCCGGGTGTTGTTTCATAAGATCGGATGGCGTAAACATCTTGGGTAAACTTCCTGATTTTACAAGAAAAAGCTGCAATGAGGATGCGGGCCGCAGGAATCTGCACGGAATGTAATATCTGGATCATTCATAAATGATTGACGGATAAACAACGTCCATATAATATTAGTTAATAGATTTGCTGTATTAAATGGGAGATTCGTGTGAACTTTCGCTTTAATGCTTTTATCTTTAAAAGCGATAATGCTGAGTCGCTCACTTTGATGCACGCGCTGATACCGTAAATGAAAAGGGGTTATTTGATGAAGAAAAAGAATATTTGGGCAGGCTTAAGCCTGTGCTTGATGCTCGTAGCAGCAGGCTGCGGAAACAACAATGCAGCGAACACAGAAAATGCTGCTAACGCTGGGAATTCACCGGCAACAACTACCAATGCCCCTGCTAATGCCGGAGCTAACGACGCCAAATCCTATAAAATTGCAATCTCCCAATATGTTGAGCATCCTTCGCTGGATGCCACACGTGAAGGGTTCCTGGCCGCACTCAAGGACGCCGGAATCGTAGAAGGCGAGAACCTTAAGGTGGATCTTGAGAATGCTCAGGCCGATCAGGCTAACAACCTGTCCATCGCGCAGAAGATTGCCGGAGATAAGAATGATCTTGTCCTGGCGATTGCTACACCGTCAGCCCAATCAATTGTACAGAATGTGAAAGACACCCCAATTTTGTTTGCAGCTGTTACTGATCCGCTGGATGCCAAGATTGTTACTGACCTGGAGCATCCGGGCGGCAATGTATCCGGAGCATCTGATACGAATCCGGAAGCTATCACCACGCTGATGAACTTCATAGCAACGCAGTTCCCTAACGTGAAGAAGCTGGGGCTAGTGATTAATGAAGGCGAGCCCAATGCAGTCGTCATGGCTGATATTGCCAAGAAAGAGCTGGACAAACACGGCATCGAGCTGGTGAAGGCGGCGATCACGAATACTTCCGAAGTGAAGCAGGCTGCAGAGTCCCTCGTCGGCCGTGTGGATGCCTTCTATATCACCCTTGATAACTCCGTCGTGAGCGGTGTGGATGCAATCATCCAGACGGCAAATGACAACAAGATTCCTTTCTTCTCGGCTGACCGCGACACCGTAGAGAAAGGCGCTTTTGCTACAGTCGGCTTTAAGTATTATGATCATGGCTACCAGGTTGGTGAAATGGCTGTTGAAGTGCTTAAGAACGGTACCAGCCCTGGAGATATGAAAGTGACGATGCAAGAGAAGCTGGACTTGATTCTTAACCTGAAGGCAGCAGCTGCCCAGGGTATAGAAGTCACAGATGCCATGAAAGCTGAAGTCGCCGATCAGGCAAGCAATATCATTCAATAATTGTCAGACATCATTATGGGGCGATTCCCGGCGGGACGCCCCTTGCCGCTTGAGGGAGGAAGTCACCTATGTATAATTCAATGCTTGGAGCCGTGGAAATGGGCCTCTTGTATGCTTTTATGGCTTTAGGGGTTTATATTACGTTCCGGATTCTCGATTTCCCGGATTTAACCGTGGATGGAAGCTTTACAACCGGCGGTGCAATTGCCGCTGTGATGATTACAAACGGTTATTCACCATGGCTGGCTACTCTTTGTGCGCTGGCAGGAGGTATGCTGGCCGGCATGTGTACAGGCCTGCTGCATACCAAAGGTAAGATTAACGGACTGCTGTCAGGGATACTGATGATGATTGCGCTTTATTCGATCAACCTGCGGATATTAGGCAAACCGAATGTTTCGCTGATGGGGGAAACAACATTATTCAGCTCGATTAACCCGCTGCTTGTAATGCCGTTTGTTGTGATCCTGGTTAAGGTTCTAATGGATCTGTTTCTGCGGACGGACCTGGGACTCGCTCTGCGGGCAACAGGAGACAATGCGCGGATGATCCGCAGCTTTGGCGTGAACACCGATACTACGACTATTCTCGGCATCAGCCTGTCGAACGGGATGGTGGCGCTCTCGGGCGCACTAATCGCCCAGTATTCCACTTTTGCCGATTCATCTATGGGTATAGGAATGATTGTTATCGGTCTGGCCTCGGTAATTATCGGGGAAGCTATCTTTGGAGCACGTAGCGTATTCCGGGCCACATTGGCTGCAGTTCTCGGCTCTATCGTGTACCGGATTGTTGTCGCACTGGCTCTGAGAGTTCCTTGGCTAGAGGCCTCCGATCTGAAACTGATTACAGCCATTATTGTCATTATTGCACTGCTGTTCCCTTCCCTTCAGCGTTATCTGAAAACGAAGAATACAGCACGCAGGCGTACGGCCGAGCTTGAAGATCTGGCGTTGCGCAACAAGAAAGGGGGAGCAGCTGATGCTAAAGCTTGATAATGTCTCCAAGCTGTTCAATCCCGGCACACCCGATGAGAAAATCGCGCTGTTCGGCATTGATCTGGAGCTTCGTGCCGGAGATTTCGTGACGATTATCGGAAGCAACGGAGCAGGCAAGTCTACGCTGATGAATGTGATTTCCGGCGTGATGCGGCCGGATCTGGGCGAAGCCCGGATCGATGGAAGCTCTATCAGCCACTTGCCGGAGTTCCAGCGGGCCCGCTGGATCGGGCGGGTCTTCCAGGACCCGATGGCCGGAACAACGCCGCATATGACCATTGAAGAGAACTTGGCGATGGCTTACAAGAGAGGCCAGAAGCGCGGGCTATCCTTTGGCGTTAATGCCGCCAGACGATCTATGTTCCGCGAACAGCTGAGCCGCCTGGGTATCGGGCTGGAGAACCGGCTGCGCGCCAAAGTGGGACTTCTGTCCGGCGGGGAGCGGCAGGCGCTCAGCCTGCTGATGGCGACCTTTACCCAGCCGCAAATTTTGCTGCTGGATGAGCATACGGCAGCGCTCGATCCTGCCCGTGCGGAACTGATTACCAAGCTGACCGAATCCATCGTCCGCGAGATGAAGCTCACGACGCTGATGGTTACCCATAACATGGAACAAGCAATCCGGCTGGGTAACCGTCTGATCATGATGGATAAAGGATCGGTTATTCTGGATATTGATGAAGAGCGAAAGAAGGATCTGACTGTAGAACGTCTGCTTGGCGAGTTTGAAGCGATCAGCGGACACAAGCTGGCGGATGACCGGATGATGCTCGGCTAATTATATCTGTAACAGCAGCACTTTCCGCTGAATACAGCTGTAAAGACTTGAACACAGTTAACCAATATACTGTGTTTCAAGTCTTTTTTGTGTTGTGCAGAGGATGTAATCAGCATTTAAAGCTGTTAGAATAGGATAATTCCAGTATCAAGGAGGGGGTTCCATTGGCAACTATAACAATGCGGACAGATATAAGAAGGATAGCGCCTGCTCGTCCATAAACTGCGTATTTCCTTCCTGATGAGGGTTGTAAATGCATAATTATCCAATGACTAAAATGAAGGACTTTTCCAAAGCTCAAATTGATCCAATCCACAGACTGGAACAATTATGCAAGACATATGATTGTTCGAGTTTAAGAGTGGGCTTAGAAAGTCTTAAAGAAATTGACGGTGATGAAGCCTTTCTGTGCCATACCGGTAACCAGATCATCGGATTCCTCAGCTGGTATACCTCGGATGGGAAGGAAGCGAATATTAATGGTATGGTCCACCCGGACTACCGCCGCCAGGGTATATTTCGCGGATTACTGGAACATGCCGCCTCAGACATGCAGACACAGGGCATCGAAACTTACCGCTTCAGGATTCCGGCCAATTCTGAGCCTGGTATGGAGTGTATTCGGTATCTGGGCGCTGATTTTGCAACTTCTGAATTTACCATGATGCTAAATCGCGGACAAGTGGAAGACTCTTTGCTACTCGGTCACTCCATAGATCTGCGGCTTGAGCAGGCTGCCGATTTTGAGTTCATGGTTAGCTGCTCCACCCTGGCGTTTGGCGATTCAGAATCATGGTCCAGAAGTTATTTAACACGTACTAAAGGACCGGAACGGATCACTTACATTGCAATGGAGAGCATGATTCTGGTCGGAATGATCAGAATCAATTACCTGGCAGCAGGTCTTGCTGTCATTCATGATTTTTGTGTGCTTCCTGCATACCAGGGCAAAGGGCTGGGTGGTGAAATCCTTAGTGCGGCAGTTAAACTCTTGCTGGATCAGAAGGATGTTCGGGTGCGTCTTGGAGTCATCACTCACAATAGGCGGGCATTGAATCTGTATCAGAGAGCAGGATTTGAGATCTCTGCGGAGTCTCATTATTATGTGATCGCGGCGGAAAAATTCTAATAGGTATTAAAAGTTTCCTAAATGATAATCGCCCTGCATCCGGTCTGTTTGACCGGGTGCAGGGCGATCTTCTTATATTCTGGCCGAGGTGTGTGCCTGTGCAGCTTATCTTTTCCTTACCGTCTCGCCTTCAACCAGCACAGGCTGATAGTAGGTTTGATCGCGCAGATCCTTTTTTCCCTGCAGCTTCTTTATAACCCAGTCGGCGGCATCCCGCCCCATTTGTTCCTGAGGGTGGGTCAAGGTCGTCAGTGTGATGTTCGCATTTTTGGCAATATAAGAATTATCCTGGCCAATAATGGACAACTCTCCGGGAACCGAAATATCAAGTTGTCTGCACACCTGTACGGCCTCCAAGCCAACCTCATCGTTATAACACACAATTGCAGTTATCCCGCCTCTATTTTCAGTGAGAAAGGTTTTTAAGTTGGCGGACAGTTCCTGCTTCGTCTCTGTATAGAAGGAAAGCACCTGTTCCGGGTGGAACCGTAGCTTGGCTTCTCCGAGGGCTTTGATGTAGCCTTTCATCCGGTATTTTCCCTGCAAATCATCCATTTTGGCAATGATGCCAATCTGTGTGTGCCCGTTAGAGATCAATTCCTTAGTAGCCAGGTAGCTGGATTGAACGTCATCGAGGCAAAAGAAAGGAACCTCCAATTCCTCATAATAAGCATTAATCATGATGAACGGGACATCCTGTTCTTTGAATGTCAGGTAGTAGGCAATGTTGGGATTGTACAGGTTACTTTTCGTAGGTTCTATGATCAGACCGTCCACCCCAAAGGACAGCATCATCTCCAAAGCTTTCTTTTCCTGGGCGACATCATTATTTGTACTGGCCAGCAGCAAGGAATAATCATCTTCGTTCAATCTGGACTCAATCCCGCGGATAATGGAGGGGAAGATGTAATCAGAGATGTAGGTTGTGATGACCCCGATTGTTTTCTTATTGGAATTCCCGCCGGTTTTGGAGCGGAACTGGTTGCTCACATAAGTGCCTGAGCCTTTCTCGCTTCGCAGGAAACCTTCGTTTGCCAGCTCCAAAATCGCTTTTCGTACCGTCTGCCGGCTGACTTGGTACATCTCCTGCAGTGCGGATTCCGTCGGGATCTGGTTCCCTACGCTGTATGTTCCTGATAGAATATTGCTTTTTATATCCTCAAGTATGACCTGATACTTCGGTTTCACACGACTCCTTCTTTCCTGGTTGTTCTAATACTACTTCGACGTTCCGTAATAGTTGTATGTACATATTCTAGCACAGTTATGAAAAAATTATAATCCATCGTCTTACTTGTATATGTTTTTGAAGATAATTATTAGAAAATTGTCGCTTGATCAGGGTATTTGTATGTATAACTATTAAAGTGTGTTGACAAATGTACGAACAAAAAATATACTTGAGCAGTAAATAAGGGAAAGCGCATTCTTTCAATTATAGCGAATAAAACTGTTGTTCAGAGAGGAGTAACGTGTGCATGGATCAAGACATTAAACAAGCGATACTCAAGGGAGAAACCTCACTGGGTATCGAATTTGGATCCACACGTATCAAGGCAGTGCTGATTGATCATCGTTTTGAGACAATCGCATCTGGTAGTTATGAGTGGGAGAACCTCCTGGCAGACGGATATTGGACGTACAACTTAGAGAGTATTATCTCAGGTCTGCAAGAGGCATACAGTGGAATGAAGCAAGAGGTTGAACGGAAATATGGAATCACGATCCGGACAGTGGGTTCGATTGGATTCTCTGCAATGATGCACGGCTATATGGCTTTTGACAGCAAGGGTGAGCTGCTTGTTCCGTTCCGGACCTGGCGTAATGCGACTACGGGTGCTGCAGCAAAAGAGTTAACTGAACTATTTAAATTTAACATTCCTGAGCGGTGGAGTATTGCCCACCTGTATCAAGCGATATTGAACGAAGAAGAGCATGTATCTCGTATTGACTTCATTACAACGCTGGCCGGCTATATTCACTGGCTGCTGACCGGCAATAAGGCCATTGGTATCGGTGATGCTTCCGGTATGCTGCCGATTGATGAAGCGACACATGATTTTAATGAAACGATGGTTAACCAGTTTGATGAACTCGTTGCAGCCAAAGGCTACCCCTGGAAGCTGAAGGATATTCTCCCTGAGGTTAATCTTTCAGGTCAACAGGCAGGTGTACTCACCGCAGCAGGTGCCAAGATCCTAGATAAATCCGAAAACCTGCAGCCGGGTATTCCGCTTTGTCCTCCAGAAGGTGATGCGGGAACAGGGATGGTGGCCACGAACAGTGTGAGAAAACGGACGGGTAATGTCTCTGTAGGAACTTCAGTTTTTGCCATGCTCGTACTGGAACAGGAGCTTTCCGCGGTATATCCGGAGATCGATATGGTAACTACGCCGAATGGTAATCCGGTCGGAATGGTTCATGCCAACAACTGCTCTAGTGATATCAACGCCTGGCTGGGCTTGTTCCGTGAATTCTATGAAGCCATGGGACAGAAGGCGGATGTCAATCATTTGTACGGTGTGATGTTCAATAAGGCTTTAGAGGCAGATCCGGACGGCGGCGGCTTGCTGAGCTATGGTTATTTCTCTGGAGAGAATATCACAGGTATCGAAAAGGGCCGGCCGCTGTTTGTCCGTTCCCCTGAGAGCCGTTTCAATCTGGCTAACTTCATGCGCACTCATCTGTTTACAGCTTTTGGCGCTTTAAAAATCGGAATGGACATTCTGACCAAACGCGAAAATGTAGCCATTGACAGCATTCTGGCACACGGCGGTTTATTTAAAACTCCGATAGTCGGGCAAAAAATTGTTGCAGCTGCGCTGAATGTACCTGTATCCGTAATGTCGACAGCCGGTGAAGGCGGAGCATGGGGGATGGCCATTCTGGCTTCTTACATGAGTAACAAGGAACAGCAGGAAAGCCTGGAAGACTTCCTCGACCAAAAAGTATTTAAAGATGCTGAGGGCCAGGAAATTTACCCTGACGGTTCAGATGTTAAGGGCTTTGAGACATTTATGGAACGCTACACTCAGGGTCTGGCCATTGAGCAGGCTGCTGTAGATAATCTAGTGGAGAATTGGAGGGGTTAGTGTGTTAGAGCAACTGAAGGAAGAAGTATTTCAGGCGAATCTGGATTTGCCTAAACATGGACTCGTAAAATACACCTGGGGGAACGTGAGCGCCGTTGACCGTGAAAGCCGTTTATTTGTTATCAAACCCAGCGGCGTAAATTACGATGTAATGAAGCCTAGTGACATGGTGGTTGTTGATTTTGACGGCAATGTCGTTGAAGGGGAGATGAGACCTTCATCAGATACACCGACACATGCCGTATTGTATAAGCATTACGAGGAGATCGGCGGTATTGTGCATACTCATTCGACCTGGGCGACTATTTGGGCTCAAGCAGGCCTGGATGTACCTGTTATGGGGACTACTCATGCAGATACCTTCTATGGTTCTGTGCCTTGTGCCCGGTTCTTAACCCAAGAGGAGATTGACCGTGGTTATGAAGCGGAAACAGGCCGTGTCATCATTGAGACGTTTGAGCAGCGCGGGCTGGATATTTTAGCAGTACCCGGTGTTCTGCTTAAAGGCCATGCTCCTTTCACCTGGGGCAAGGATGCAAAATCCGCAGTCATGAACAGTGTTGTGCTCGAAGAGGTTTCGAAAATGAATCTGTTCGCAAGACAATTGAACAGCTTCGCTGAGGAATTGCCGCAGCGTATTCTGGATAAGCACTATTTGCGCAAACACGGGAAAGACGCCTACTACGGGCAGAAGTAATACAAACATCTAGATTGAACTTGGAAAAATACAACTAGAGATAAGTGGCGGAGGGGAATTTTGGAACTGGAGGAGCGATAGCGTCCGCCTGAAAGCTTTCCGAAGGAAAGCTAGCATCGTAAGCATAAGCAGTCTGCGGATTTCAACCGTGAAAACGGTATAAATCAAGAAATCTGCAGGCGGGCAGCGGCCGGAAGTCCAAACATTCTCCGTGGTCACGGCCAATCTCATAATAGAATAATCACAAGTTCAATCTATAAAACAACTCATGAAAAGAGGATGAATAATGTCAACTGCAGGAACAAAAGTATTCTGGTTTGTCGTAGGTTCACAACATCTGTACGGGGAAGAAGCACTCGCAGAAGTTAAAGCTAATGCACAAGTAATGACGGATGCCCTGAATGAAAGCGGCGTTCTGCCATACCCGCTGGTATTGCAGGATCTGGCAGTTAGTGCAGACAAAATTACTACCCTCATGAAGGAAGTTAACTATCGTGACGAGGTTGCCGGGGTTATTACCTGGATGCATACTTTCTCCCCTGCAAAAATGTGGATCCGCGGGACTAAATTACTGCAGAAGCCGCTGCTTCATCTGGCCACGCAATACAATGAAAGTATTCCTTGGGCTACCATCGATATGGACTTCATGAACCTCAATCAGGCTGCTCATGGTGACCGTGAATATGGATTTATCAATGCCCGTCTGAAAAAACAGAATAAAGTGGTAGTAGGGTACTGGGGACGCGCAGAAGTTCAGAAGCAAATCGCAGAATGGATGGATGTAGCGGTTGCTTACAACGAAAGCTTCACGATCAAAGTTGCACGTTTTGGCGATAACATGCGCAACGTTGGCGTAACGGAAGGCGATAAGGTAGAAGCGCAGATTCAATTTGGCTGGACCGTTGACTACTTCGGCATCGGCGATCTTGTTCAGTACGTAAATGCTGTAAAGGAAGAAGAAATTGATGCTCTGTTTGCTGAGTATGCTGAACTTTATGATTTCGAATATGGATCATACAGCAAGGAAGCCTGGGAAGCCAGCGTAAAAGTTCAGGCGAGTTATGAAATTGCCCTCAAACGCTTCCTGGATAACGGCGGCTATACAGCCTTCACAACGAACTTTGAAGATCTCTACGGAATGAAACAGCTTCCAGGTCTGGCCGTTCAGCGTCTGATGGCACAAGGATACGGTTTCGCCGGAGAAGGAGACTGGAAGACTGCAGCACTCGATCGTCTGTTGAAAGTAATGAGCCATAACCAGAACACCGGTTTCATGGAAGATTATACTTATGAATTGGCCGCAGGCCAAGAATCGATTCTGCAATCCCACATGCTTGAGGTTGACCCGACACTGGCCAGCAATAAACCTAAGGTTCTCGTATCCCCGCTCGGTATCGGCGACCGTGAAGATCCGGCCCGTCTGGTGTTTGACGGTAAGGCAGGAGATGGCGTGGTTGTTTCCATGGCTGACTTCGGCACGCATTACAAACTGCTGATCAATGAGGTTACTGCCTTTGAACCGACAGTTCCTGCTCCAAATCTTCCTGTAGCCCGTGTACTGTGGAACGTAAAGCCAAACTTCCAGGACGGGGTTAAAGCATGGATTGAAAACGGCGGCGGTCACCACACTGTGGTTTCCTTGAATCTGACGACAGATCAAATCGTTACTTATGCTAAGCTGGTTAACCTGGAATACGTAGTTATTAAATAATTCAGAAGATTATCCGCTTCCAAAAAGCATTGGGTTCCTTCACAGGACTCAATGCTTTTTTGTGATGATATGGATGAAGATACACAAATCCGGTTTGTCAAAAGACTGACCATCCGGTTCACTTTCGTGTATGTGAGGTAAAGGTTAAGGAAAGAACTTCATAGGTCAGCAAAATTTTGCTGGTTCTACTACTGTGAGGAGGAAGCAGAGATATGACAGTTCAAAAGCTTGCAGGCAAGGTAGCGATTGTAACAGGCGGGGGTTCGGGTATCGGACGGGCATCGGTGCTGGAATTCGCAAGAAACGGTGCTAAGGTCGTAATGCTAGACCGTACTCCGGAACATGCCGAAAAAGTAAAACGGCAGATCGAACAGGAAGGCGGGGAAGCCGTTGTGATTGCCTGTGATATCGAGCACCCGCAGCAGGTGGAAGAAGCGGTGAAACAGGCTGCCGAGAAGTGGAGGCGGCTGGATATCGTCTTTGCCAATGCCGGCATTAACGGGGCGATGACACCGATTGAGACGATGGATATCGAAGCCTGGGACCAGACGATTCATATTAATCTCCGTGGAACGTTTGCGACAGTCAAATATGCGATCCCATATATGAAGGAGAAAGGCGGCAGCATTCTGATCAACAGCTCGATCAACGGCAACCGCGTATTCTCAAATATCGGATTTTCGGCATACAGCACGACTAAGGCAGGCCAGGTTGCTTTTATGAAAATGGCGGCACTGGAGCTGGCTCAATACAAAATCAGGGTCAATGCCATCTGCCCGGGTGCGATCACTACCAATATTGATGACAACACCTATCCATCCGACGATCTGAAAGAAGTGCAGATTGAAGTGAACTTTCCGGATGGCGGACAGCCGCTGGAGGATGGACCCGGACGGCCTGATCAGGTGGCCAGACTGGCACTGTTCCTGGCTTCAGAAGATTCAGATCACATTACGGGTACGGAAATCTATTGCGACGGCGCAGAATCGCTCCTGCATGGCTAGGTCATTCTAATTCTGTTCAGCCGGGCATAAAATAAACAGAATAGTTCCTTATCTGAAGAAACGGATTCCGTCCTCAGCAGTCCTGCATAGCCCTCAGCGGCAGATATGAGATGCAGTTTGCGGCAGGCCGGCAATGCGTTTCTTCTTGCTATAAATAAACTAAAGCTTTTGCACTGTTTTCAGGTATACTGATCCTATCTGTTTTTTTTATATGGCTGATGCTTCCGGAGCGAGTTTTGTACGGAGTCAACCAGAGATGATTATGCTAACAAAACTTTTAGGAGGAATTATGAGTATTGATCTGCACACGGAATCCATTGTAAAACTGCTTGTGGCCATGCTGTTCGGGCTGTTCATCGGTATTGACCGGCAATTGAAGCAGAAACCGCTGGGGATTCGGACCAGTATGGTCATTAGTATTGCAAGCTGTCTGGTTACACTTGTCTCCATTCATGCTTACGACAAATTCGGGGGGAACGAGCATCCCAATATGGACCCGATGCGTCTGGCGGCGCAGATCGTCAGCGGGATCGGTTTCCTGGGGGCAGGCGTTATCCTGCGCAGAGGCGGGGATGCCATATCGGGTCTGACTTCTGCAGCACTGATCTGGACGGCTTCCGGGATTG encodes:
- a CDS encoding ABC transporter substrate-binding protein: MKKKNIWAGLSLCLMLVAAGCGNNNAANTENAANAGNSPATTTNAPANAGANDAKSYKIAISQYVEHPSLDATREGFLAALKDAGIVEGENLKVDLENAQADQANNLSIAQKIAGDKNDLVLAIATPSAQSIVQNVKDTPILFAAVTDPLDAKIVTDLEHPGGNVSGASDTNPEAITTLMNFIATQFPNVKKLGLVINEGEPNAVVMADIAKKELDKHGIELVKAAITNTSEVKQAAESLVGRVDAFYITLDNSVVSGVDAIIQTANDNKIPFFSADRDTVEKGAFATVGFKYYDHGYQVGEMAVEVLKNGTSPGDMKVTMQEKLDLILNLKAAAAQGIEVTDAMKAEVADQASNIIQ
- a CDS encoding ABC transporter permease — protein: MYNSMLGAVEMGLLYAFMALGVYITFRILDFPDLTVDGSFTTGGAIAAVMITNGYSPWLATLCALAGGMLAGMCTGLLHTKGKINGLLSGILMMIALYSINLRILGKPNVSLMGETTLFSSINPLLVMPFVVILVKVLMDLFLRTDLGLALRATGDNARMIRSFGVNTDTTTILGISLSNGMVALSGALIAQYSTFADSSMGIGMIVIGLASVIIGEAIFGARSVFRATLAAVLGSIVYRIVVALALRVPWLEASDLKLITAIIVIIALLFPSLQRYLKTKNTARRRTAELEDLALRNKKGGAADAKA
- a CDS encoding ABC transporter ATP-binding protein yields the protein MLKLDNVSKLFNPGTPDEKIALFGIDLELRAGDFVTIIGSNGAGKSTLMNVISGVMRPDLGEARIDGSSISHLPEFQRARWIGRVFQDPMAGTTPHMTIEENLAMAYKRGQKRGLSFGVNAARRSMFREQLSRLGIGLENRLRAKVGLLSGGERQALSLLMATFTQPQILLLDEHTAALDPARAELITKLTESIVREMKLTTLMVTHNMEQAIRLGNRLIMMDKGSVILDIDEERKKDLTVERLLGEFEAISGHKLADDRMMLG
- a CDS encoding GNAT family N-acetyltransferase — translated: MTKMKDFSKAQIDPIHRLEQLCKTYDCSSLRVGLESLKEIDGDEAFLCHTGNQIIGFLSWYTSDGKEANINGMVHPDYRRQGIFRGLLEHAASDMQTQGIETYRFRIPANSEPGMECIRYLGADFATSEFTMMLNRGQVEDSLLLGHSIDLRLEQAADFEFMVSCSTLAFGDSESWSRSYLTRTKGPERITYIAMESMILVGMIRINYLAAGLAVIHDFCVLPAYQGKGLGGEILSAAVKLLLDQKDVRVRLGVITHNRRALNLYQRAGFEISAESHYYVIAAEKF
- a CDS encoding GntR family transcriptional regulator — protein: MKPKYQVILEDIKSNILSGTYSVGNQIPTESALQEMYQVSRQTVRKAILELANEGFLRSEKGSGTYVSNQFRSKTGGNSNKKTIGVITTYISDYIFPSIIRGIESRLNEDDYSLLLASTNNDVAQEKKALEMMLSFGVDGLIIEPTKSNLYNPNIAYYLTFKEQDVPFIMINAYYEELEVPFFCLDDVQSSYLATKELISNGHTQIGIIAKMDDLQGKYRMKGYIKALGEAKLRFHPEQVLSFYTETKQELSANLKTFLTENRGGITAIVCYNDEVGLEAVQVCRQLDISVPGELSIIGQDNSYIAKNANITLTTLTHPQEQMGRDAADWVIKKLQGKKDLRDQTYYQPVLVEGETVRKR
- a CDS encoding xylulokinase; translation: MDQDIKQAILKGETSLGIEFGSTRIKAVLIDHRFETIASGSYEWENLLADGYWTYNLESIISGLQEAYSGMKQEVERKYGITIRTVGSIGFSAMMHGYMAFDSKGELLVPFRTWRNATTGAAAKELTELFKFNIPERWSIAHLYQAILNEEEHVSRIDFITTLAGYIHWLLTGNKAIGIGDASGMLPIDEATHDFNETMVNQFDELVAAKGYPWKLKDILPEVNLSGQQAGVLTAAGAKILDKSENLQPGIPLCPPEGDAGTGMVATNSVRKRTGNVSVGTSVFAMLVLEQELSAVYPEIDMVTTPNGNPVGMVHANNCSSDINAWLGLFREFYEAMGQKADVNHLYGVMFNKALEADPDGGGLLSYGYFSGENITGIEKGRPLFVRSPESRFNLANFMRTHLFTAFGALKIGMDILTKRENVAIDSILAHGGLFKTPIVGQKIVAAALNVPVSVMSTAGEGGAWGMAILASYMSNKEQQESLEDFLDQKVFKDAEGQEIYPDGSDVKGFETFMERYTQGLAIEQAAVDNLVENWRG
- a CDS encoding L-ribulose-5-phosphate 4-epimerase — its product is MLEQLKEEVFQANLDLPKHGLVKYTWGNVSAVDRESRLFVIKPSGVNYDVMKPSDMVVVDFDGNVVEGEMRPSSDTPTHAVLYKHYEEIGGIVHTHSTWATIWAQAGLDVPVMGTTHADTFYGSVPCARFLTQEEIDRGYEAETGRVIIETFEQRGLDILAVPGVLLKGHAPFTWGKDAKSAVMNSVVLEEVSKMNLFARQLNSFAEELPQRILDKHYLRKHGKDAYYGQK
- the araA gene encoding L-arabinose isomerase, with product MSTAGTKVFWFVVGSQHLYGEEALAEVKANAQVMTDALNESGVLPYPLVLQDLAVSADKITTLMKEVNYRDEVAGVITWMHTFSPAKMWIRGTKLLQKPLLHLATQYNESIPWATIDMDFMNLNQAAHGDREYGFINARLKKQNKVVVGYWGRAEVQKQIAEWMDVAVAYNESFTIKVARFGDNMRNVGVTEGDKVEAQIQFGWTVDYFGIGDLVQYVNAVKEEEIDALFAEYAELYDFEYGSYSKEAWEASVKVQASYEIALKRFLDNGGYTAFTTNFEDLYGMKQLPGLAVQRLMAQGYGFAGEGDWKTAALDRLLKVMSHNQNTGFMEDYTYELAAGQESILQSHMLEVDPTLASNKPKVLVSPLGIGDREDPARLVFDGKAGDGVVVSMADFGTHYKLLINEVTAFEPTVPAPNLPVARVLWNVKPNFQDGVKAWIENGGGHHTVVSLNLTTDQIVTYAKLVNLEYVVIK
- a CDS encoding SDR family oxidoreductase; this translates as MTVQKLAGKVAIVTGGGSGIGRASVLEFARNGAKVVMLDRTPEHAEKVKRQIEQEGGEAVVIACDIEHPQQVEEAVKQAAEKWRRLDIVFANAGINGAMTPIETMDIEAWDQTIHINLRGTFATVKYAIPYMKEKGGSILINSSINGNRVFSNIGFSAYSTTKAGQVAFMKMAALELAQYKIRVNAICPGAITTNIDDNTYPSDDLKEVQIEVNFPDGGQPLEDGPGRPDQVARLALFLASEDSDHITGTEIYCDGAESLLHG